A genome region from Ammoniphilus oxalaticus includes the following:
- a CDS encoding glucosaminidase domain-containing protein has protein sequence MLAKHAILGVAQATAQQMIDYTLRINPHFNPEIARTFLAVGMNYGVRGDIAFCQSIHETNWFRYGGDVRADQNNFSGLGATGGGARGASFPTIEAGVTAQIQHLYAYASTNPLPNIGALVDPRFHLVNRGSAPYWEDLGGKWAVPGYSKQKFASFAQAYAVGETYGQLIVALYERMLATTVAPQPPSQQPEFPETPAPTLPPQPDPVSPGPDLYPEGTPDWKKEAVDWMFEKGLLTNAEWKKGVDQPLPLWAEAVVLRRLMGK, from the coding sequence ATGTTGGCCAAACATGCGATTTTAGGCGTTGCTCAGGCAACCGCTCAGCAGATGATTGATTATACGCTCCGCATTAACCCGCATTTTAATCCCGAGATCGCCAGAACTTTTCTTGCGGTCGGAATGAATTATGGCGTTCGCGGCGACATCGCCTTTTGCCAATCGATTCATGAAACAAACTGGTTTCGATACGGAGGCGATGTGCGGGCCGATCAAAATAATTTTAGTGGTCTCGGGGCGACTGGCGGCGGGGCGCGGGGCGCGTCGTTTCCAACGATCGAGGCGGGCGTAACCGCCCAAATCCAACATCTGTACGCCTACGCGTCGACGAATCCGTTGCCTAACATTGGAGCATTAGTGGACCCGCGCTTTCATCTCGTCAACCGTGGGAGCGCCCCTTATTGGGAAGACTTGGGGGGCAAATGGGCAGTTCCAGGCTATTCGAAGCAAAAGTTTGCGAGCTTTGCGCAAGCGTACGCGGTGGGGGAAACGTATGGACAGTTGATTGTCGCCTTGTACGAACGAATGTTAGCGACAACCGTGGCGCCTCAACCGCCATCGCAGCAACCTGAATTTCCCGAAACACCTGCGCCGACATTGCCGCCACAACCAGATCCGGTATCACCTGGACCTGACTTATACCCGGAAGGGACGCCGGATTGGAAGAAGGAAGCGGTCGATTGGATGTTTGAAAAAGGATTGCTAACAAATGCCGAATGGAAAAAAGGCGTTGACCAACCATTACCCTTGTGGGCAGAAGCCGTTGTGTTGCGGCGACTGATGGGCAAATAG
- a CDS encoding uroporphyrinogen-III synthase, which translates to MEKGLQGKRVVIAASRKTDEMCTLVERQGGVGIVRSLQGTVFLAEKEVEPDLRWIVEEKPDWLILTTGVGAEALLGIAEKIGIRADVEAVIQNAKVARRGYKLVSVLRGLGVEPVAVDDDGTTAGLIRGLEPFDFSGQSVGVQLHGDPAPKLIQFLKDRGATVRELVPYQHVPPERAVVEQFTTELLAGEFDAVCFTTMIQVRFMFEYAREAGLFEQVLTVFREKTLPVAVGRVTAEALYDAGLEQKRVIVPELERMGAMIMELSKVVEAARV; encoded by the coding sequence GTGGAAAAAGGGTTACAAGGGAAGCGCGTCGTGATTGCCGCGTCGCGAAAGACGGACGAGATGTGTACGTTGGTTGAACGGCAAGGCGGCGTTGGCATCGTGCGGTCTTTGCAAGGAACTGTTTTTTTAGCGGAAAAAGAGGTTGAGCCTGATCTTCGTTGGATCGTGGAAGAAAAACCGGATTGGTTAATCCTAACGACGGGGGTTGGGGCCGAGGCGTTGCTCGGGATCGCGGAAAAGATCGGGATTCGGGCGGATGTGGAGGCGGTGATTCAAAATGCAAAAGTGGCGCGTCGCGGTTACAAGCTCGTTTCGGTGTTGAGAGGACTTGGAGTGGAGCCCGTCGCGGTCGACGATGATGGAACAACCGCAGGCTTGATTCGCGGCTTGGAACCGTTTGACTTTTCGGGGCAATCCGTTGGCGTCCAACTGCATGGCGATCCCGCTCCAAAATTAATTCAGTTCTTGAAGGATCGCGGGGCGACAGTTCGGGAACTGGTCCCTTACCAGCATGTGCCGCCTGAGCGAGCGGTTGTCGAGCAATTTACAACAGAGCTGCTTGCGGGCGAATTTGATGCTGTTTGTTTTACAACGATGATCCAAGTTCGATTTATGTTTGAGTATGCCCGCGAGGCGGGGCTGTTTGAACAAGTACTGACTGTGTTTCGCGAGAAGACATTGCCAGTCGCAGTCGGTAGAGTGACTGCGGAGGCGTTGTATGATGCGGGCCTGGAGCAAAAGCGAGTCATCGTTCCTGAATTGGAACGGATGGGAGCGATGATCATGGAATTGAGTAAAGTCGTAGAAGCCGCTCGAGTCTAG